The Actinoplanes sp. N902-109 genomic interval GGTCTTGCCGGTCTCGCCCTGCCGCCCGGCGACAGAGCCCAGGCCGGCAACAGAGCTCAGGCCGGCGACAGGGCCCAGGCCGGCAACAGAGCCCTCCCAGCCGTCGGCAGAGCCCGGCCCGGCAACCGCCCGGCTGCTTTCCTCGGCATCGCCGGAGCTGCCCTCGCCCTGCTCGTCGCCGTCGTGCTGCTGATCGTGGCCGACGGTCCCGTCTCGGTCAGCACCACCTGGGTCAGCTTCGGCGATCTCGACGTGACCCTCGGCTTCTCGCTCGGCCCGGCGGCGCTCTATGTGGCGGTCGCTGTGGGCGTCGTGGCACTGTGCGTGCAGGTGTATTCGGTCGGCTATCTGCACGACGATCCCCGCTACGCCCCGTATGCCGCCCAGGTCTCGCTGTTCACCGGCGCGATGCTGCTCGTGGTCTCGGCCAACGACCTGGTGCTGCTGCTGGTCGGCTGGGAGGTGATGGGCGCCTGCTCGTACCTGCTGATCGGCCATGACCGGCGGCTGCCCGAGGCGCCCGCGGCCGCGGTGAAGGCGTTCGTGGTGACCCGGGTCGGTGACGTGGGCTTCCTGCTGGGCATCGCGTGGCTGGCCGTGGACGCGGGCACGTTCCGGATCGACGAGCTCCTCGCCCGTACCGGAGCGCCGACCGTCGCCTTGATCTTGATCCTGGCCGGGGTGGCCGGCAAGAGTGCCCAGTTCCCGCTGCACACGTGGCTGCCGGACGCGATGGCCGGCCCGACGCCGATCTCCGCGCTGATCCACGCCGCCACCATGGTCGCAGCCGGGGTGTACGTGGTGTTCCGGCTGTTCCCGTTGTTCGCGCAGTCGCCGGCGACGCTCGCGGTGCTCGGCGTGATGGGCGCGATCACGCTGCTGCTCGGAGCGCTCGCGGCGACCGCCCAGGACGACCTCAAACGGGTGCTGGCCTGGTCGACGGTGTCGCAGATCGGCTACATGACCGGGGCGCTGGCCGTCGGATCGCCCGCCGCCGCGCTGTTCCACCTGCTCACCCACGCCGCCTTCAAGGCGCTGCTGTTCCTGGCCGCCGGCGCGGTGATCCACGCGCTGGGCACCAACCTCATGTCGCGCATGGGCGGGTTGCGTACGCAGATGCCGGTGACGTTCTGGTGCTTCGTGGCCGGTCTCGGCGCGCTGGCCGGGGTGCCGCCGCTCGCCGGCTTCTGGTCGAAGGAGAACGTGCTGGTCGCGGCCGCGCACGCCACCGACGGCGACGGCCCGGCACCGGCCTGGGTGGGCTGGGTCGTCTGGATCGCCGCGCTGCTCGGCGTGGCGCTGACCGCCTGGTATGCCACTCGGCTGCTGCTCCGCACGTTCTTCGGTCACGTCCGCTCGCGCACCGAGGACTGGCTGGTCGGCTTTGCCGACGCCCGCTACGACGTGCCGCCGGGCGCCGCCCATGACCCACCCCGGGTGATGCGCTGGCCGATGCTGCTGCTGGCGGTGCCCGCGGTGCTGCTGGGCCTGGCGGCGTTCCTGCCCGGCTTCCGCTCCGCGCTCGAACTGGAGTCGCCGCACCTGAGCGTCTCGGTCGTGGCACCCCTGCTGCTGCTCGTCGTGGGTGCGGGCACGGCGTGGTGGCTCTGGCACACCGCCCCGGGCGTGGACCCGGCGCAGGCCCTCGGCCGGTTGCGGCCGTTGTTCGCCGCCGGCTTCCACCTCGACGACCTTCAGGACCGTCTTGTCGTACGGCCGGTGCGCGCGCTCGCCGAAGCCGTCCGCCTCACCGACGAACGGGTGGTCGACGCGGCGGTGGAGGGCACCGGCAGCACGACGACCCGGCTCGGCGCGGTGCTGGCCACCGCCCACCGCGCCGCCCTGCCCCGCGCTGCCGTCGCCGTGTTCACCGGTGCACTGCTGCTCGGCGTCGTTGCCGTGATCGTGGGGGCCGCCGCATGACGCCTGCCCCGCCCCGCCCGGTCGCCATGCTCGTGGGAGCTGCCGCATGACGCTCAACCCGCCCGGCGTCGACGGGTTCCTCCAGGTGCTGCTCATCGCGGTGCTGGCCGTACCGGCTCTCGGTGCGGTGGTGGTCGCCCTGGTCCCGGCCCGCTCCGACCGCGGCGCGCGTATCGTCGCGACCGGCTTCGCGACCGTGACACTGATCGTGGCGGTGGCCCTCGCCGCGTTGCCGTCGACCCGCGACCTCGGTGGGTTCCGCTACACCTCTACCGACGGGATCCCGGTCGTCCCCAAGGCCGAGGTCGACCTAGCCTGGGTGCCGCGCCTGGGCATCGACTTCCACCTCGGCATCGACGGGATCTCGTACCCGCTGGTGCTGCTGACCGCGCTGCTGACCGTGCTGTGCTGCGGGTACACCGTGTGGAAAGTCCCGGCCGGCGGCTCCGGCCGTACCCTCGCCGCTCTGCTCCTGGTCCTCGAAGTCGGCATCCTCGGCACCTTCCTCGCGCTCGACCTAGTCCTGTTCTTCATCTTCTTCGAGGTCGTCCTGCTGCCGATGTACGCCGTCATCGCCGGCTGGGGCGGCGGCCCGCGACGGCGGGCGGCGGCCCGCAAGTTCGTGCTGTACACGCTGTTCGGCTCGGTCCTGTTGCTGCTCGGCGTGTTCACCGTGGTGGTGGCGGCGGGCACGGCCGACATGCTCGCGCTCGCCGGCGGTTTCGGCCTGTCCCGTACGACGCAGCTCGCCGCTTTCACCCTGTTCGCGATCGCCTTCGCGGTGAAGGCACCGCTGTGGCCGCTGCACACCTGGCTGCCCGACGCGCACACCGAGGCGCCCACGGTCGGCAGCGTGATCCTCGCCGGCGTACTGCTCAAGATGGGTACGTACGGCCTGGTCCGAGTCGGCATCGGGGTGGCCCCGGAGGGCGCCCGCTGGGCCGCACCCGTGCTGGGCGTGCTCGCCGTCGCCGCCATCCTCGCCGGTTCGCTGATCTGTCTGCGGCAGACCGAGCTCAAGCGGCTGATCGCGTACTCCAGCGTCGGGCACATGGGCTTCGTGCTGCTCGGCATCGCCACCGGCACGGCCACCGGCGTCCAGGCCGCGCTGGTCGGCAACGTCGCCCACGGCGTGATCACCGGCCTGCTGTTCTTCCTGGCCGGTGCGATCAAGGACCGGGGCCACACCGGCGACCTGGCCGACCTGGGCGGCCTGCGGGAGACCGCGCCCCGGCTGGCCGGCCTGCTCGGCTTCGCGGCGATCGCGTCGCTGGGCCTGCCCGGTCTGGCCGGCTTCTGGGGCGAGGCGTTCGCGGTCGTCGCCTCGATCGAACGCGGCGGCGGCCTGTGGACCACGCTCGCGGTGCTCGCCGCGGCCGGTGGTGCGCTGACCGCGGTGTACTTCCTGCGGCTGCTGCGCCGGGTCACCCACGGCCCGGCAACCCCCGCTGTGACCGGCATCCCCCGGATCGCCGGCCCGGAATGGCTCGCCTGGTCGCCGCTGGTCCTGCTCACGCTGGCGGTCGGGCTGGTGCCGGCCCTGGTCCTGGCCGCTTCCGCCGACCCCGTTGCCGCCCTCACCGGAGCCCTGCGATGACCCAGGCCGTCGATCATGCCGCGCTGCTGCCGCTCTATGCCGCGGCTGGCACGGCCCTGCTGGTGCTGATCGTCGAGCTCGCGGTCGGCCGCTTCCAGATCGTCGCGGGCGTGGCCGGCGCGGTGGCCACCGTGGTCTGCGCGATCGCGGCCCCCGACCACGCCACCACGTTCTGCAACGGCGACCTGTGCTCCTGGGTGTTCAGCCCGCAGGCTGCCTTGCTCACCGTGCTGTTCGCCGCCCTCACCGCCGGTGTGCTGGCCCTGTCGGCGCCTGCGCTGCGTGCCGGGTACGCGCCGCTGGGGGAATTCGCGTTCCTGCTGACCTCGTCGATGACCGGCGGCGTGGTGGTCGCCTGCGCCGGTGACCTGATCACCCTGATCGTCGGGCTTGAGACGCTGACCCTGCCGCTCTACGTGCTCGTCGGCCTGCGCCGCCGCCGCGACCACCCCGCCGGCTCCGCCGCCGCGGTGACTTTCTTCCTGATCAGCGTCGTCTCGACCGCGGTCGCTTCGCTCGGCGCGGCCCTGCTGTACGTCGCCACCGGCGCCCTGCACCTCACCGAGCTGACCGGCGGCACCGGCCGCTTCGAGCACCTGGCCGCAGCCGGGGCGGCGCTGCTGGTGATCGGCTTCGCGTTCAAGGTCGCCGCCGTACCCCTGCACGCCTGGGCGCCACCCACCTATGACGGCGCGCCGGTGCCGGTGGCCGCGTACCTCTCGACGGCCTCGAAGCTCGGCGGCGTCATCGCGCTGGCCGCCGTGGTGCAGCGGCTGGACACGGGGCTCGTCGTGGCGGTGCTCGCCGTGCTCACCATGACGGTGGGCAACCTGGTCGCGCTGCGGCAGAACCGGATGGTCCGGCTGCTCGCCTGGTCGTCGGTGGCGCAGGCCGGCTACATCCTCGCGCCGCTCGCCCTGGGCGCGGCCGGCGTGGAGGCGGCGTTCGCGTACGCCGTCTTCTTCGTCCTGCTCGAATTCGTCGCGTTCGGCGCGGTGACCGCCCTGCGCGGCACGGCCGTCGACGGCGGCACCCTGGACGACTACCGCGGTGCCGGCCGGCGCGCCACGTGGCTCGGCGCTGCCCTGGTCCTCGCCTTCGCCGGCTTGGCCGGGCTGCCCCCGGGCCTGGCCGGCCTGTTCGCCAAGGTGACGGTGGTGGACGCGCTGATCGAGGCGGGCTGGGGGTGGCTGGCGGGCGTGGTCGCCCTCAACGCGGTGATCGCCCTGGCCTACTACGTCCGGGCGGCGGCCCTGCTCTACACGCCGATCAGGCCGGTGGGCATCGCGATCGCCGACCCGGAGCTGCTGCACCGGGCCACCCACCCGCGCCTCCCCGTGCCGGCCGTCGTCACGGTGGCCGTCGTGGTCGCTGCGGTCGCCGCCGTCGTGGTCGGCTTCGCCCCGCAGGTCATCTTCGACATGCTCGCGGGCTGACCCACAGGCCGGACCCTACGCTCAGCGAACTCTCAGTCACCCGTGGATGAATCCACATCTGGCCGACGTTCCATGGAGTGCGGGCCCGCCGGCCCGCACTGCGAAGGAGTGATCGTGCACAGGCATCTCAACGGCCTCAAGACGGCTGCTCTGCTGGGTCTGCTCAGCGCGCTGATCCTCGCGATCGGCTATTGGGTGGGCGGCAGCGCCGGTCTCGTGTTCGCTGTCGTCCTCTCCCTGGCGATGAACGCCGGCAGCTACTTCTTCTCCGACAAGATCGCGCTGCGGTCCATGGGCGCGCGCCCGGTCAGCGAGGCGGAGTTCCCCGCGCTCTACCAGATCGTGCGGGAGCTGGCCACCGAGGCCCAGCAGCCGATGCCCCGGCTGTACGTGAGCCCGGCCCTGCAGCCCAACGCATTCGCCACCGGCCGTAACCCCGAGCACGCCGCAGTCGCCGTCACCGTCGGCATCACCCAGATCCTCGACCGGCGCGAGCTGCGCGGCGTCATCGGCCACGAACTCTCGCACGTCTACAACCGCGACATCCTGATCTCCAGCGTCGCCGGCGCCCTGGCCGGCATCATCACGATGTTCGCCCAGCTGGCGATCTTCCTGCCGCTCGGCGGCTCGGACGACGACGACGGCCCCAACCCGGCGTCCCTGCTGCTGATGCTGATCCTCGGCCCGCTGGCCGCCTCGGTCATCCAGCTCGCGATCAGCCGCAACCGCGAATACCAGGCAGACGCCTCCGGCGCGACCCTGACCCGCGACCCCCTGGCCCTCGCCGGCGCGCTGGAGAAAATCCACTTCGGCGCCCAGCGCCGCCCGCTCCCGGCCGACGGCCAGCTCGTCACCTCGGCCCACCTCATGATCGCCAACCCGCTCCGCAGCGGCGGCATCGCGGGCCTCTTCTCCACCCACCCGCCCATGGAGGAACGCATCAAGCGCCTGCACCAGCTGGCCGCCATCACCGGCACCGGCCCGGTGCAACACCTCCGCTGACCCCACCAGCCGCCCTCATCCACGATGAGGGCGGCTTTCTGTCGCCCGCCGCGGG includes:
- a CDS encoding NADH-quinone oxidoreductase subunit L yields the protein MIADVLTPLLPGVPLLLGLAGLALPPGDRAQAGNRAQAGDRAQAGNRALPAVGRARPGNRPAAFLGIAGAALALLVAVVLLIVADGPVSVSTTWVSFGDLDVTLGFSLGPAALYVAVAVGVVALCVQVYSVGYLHDDPRYAPYAAQVSLFTGAMLLVVSANDLVLLLVGWEVMGACSYLLIGHDRRLPEAPAAAVKAFVVTRVGDVGFLLGIAWLAVDAGTFRIDELLARTGAPTVALILILAGVAGKSAQFPLHTWLPDAMAGPTPISALIHAATMVAAGVYVVFRLFPLFAQSPATLAVLGVMGAITLLLGALAATAQDDLKRVLAWSTVSQIGYMTGALAVGSPAAALFHLLTHAAFKALLFLAAGAVIHALGTNLMSRMGGLRTQMPVTFWCFVAGLGALAGVPPLAGFWSKENVLVAAAHATDGDGPAPAWVGWVVWIAALLGVALTAWYATRLLLRTFFGHVRSRTEDWLVGFADARYDVPPGAAHDPPRVMRWPMLLLAVPAVLLGLAAFLPGFRSALELESPHLSVSVVAPLLLLVVGAGTAWWLWHTAPGVDPAQALGRLRPLFAAGFHLDDLQDRLVVRPVRALAEAVRLTDERVVDAAVEGTGSTTTRLGAVLATAHRAALPRAAVAVFTGALLLGVVAVIVGAAA
- the htpX gene encoding zinc metalloprotease HtpX; the protein is MECGPAGPHCEGVIVHRHLNGLKTAALLGLLSALILAIGYWVGGSAGLVFAVVLSLAMNAGSYFFSDKIALRSMGARPVSEAEFPALYQIVRELATEAQQPMPRLYVSPALQPNAFATGRNPEHAAVAVTVGITQILDRRELRGVIGHELSHVYNRDILISSVAGALAGIITMFAQLAIFLPLGGSDDDDGPNPASLLLMLILGPLAASVIQLAISRNREYQADASGATLTRDPLALAGALEKIHFGAQRRPLPADGQLVTSAHLMIANPLRSGGIAGLFSTHPPMEERIKRLHQLAAITGTGPVQHLR
- a CDS encoding NADH-quinone oxidoreductase subunit N produces the protein MTQAVDHAALLPLYAAAGTALLVLIVELAVGRFQIVAGVAGAVATVVCAIAAPDHATTFCNGDLCSWVFSPQAALLTVLFAALTAGVLALSAPALRAGYAPLGEFAFLLTSSMTGGVVVACAGDLITLIVGLETLTLPLYVLVGLRRRRDHPAGSAAAVTFFLISVVSTAVASLGAALLYVATGALHLTELTGGTGRFEHLAAAGAALLVIGFAFKVAAVPLHAWAPPTYDGAPVPVAAYLSTASKLGGVIALAAVVQRLDTGLVVAVLAVLTMTVGNLVALRQNRMVRLLAWSSVAQAGYILAPLALGAAGVEAAFAYAVFFVLLEFVAFGAVTALRGTAVDGGTLDDYRGAGRRATWLGAALVLAFAGLAGLPPGLAGLFAKVTVVDALIEAGWGWLAGVVALNAVIALAYYVRAAALLYTPIRPVGIAIADPELLHRATHPRLPVPAVVTVAVVVAAVAAVVVGFAPQVIFDMLAG
- a CDS encoding NuoM family protein, whose amino-acid sequence is MTLNPPGVDGFLQVLLIAVLAVPALGAVVVALVPARSDRGARIVATGFATVTLIVAVALAALPSTRDLGGFRYTSTDGIPVVPKAEVDLAWVPRLGIDFHLGIDGISYPLVLLTALLTVLCCGYTVWKVPAGGSGRTLAALLLVLEVGILGTFLALDLVLFFIFFEVVLLPMYAVIAGWGGGPRRRAAARKFVLYTLFGSVLLLLGVFTVVVAAGTADMLALAGGFGLSRTTQLAAFTLFAIAFAVKAPLWPLHTWLPDAHTEAPTVGSVILAGVLLKMGTYGLVRVGIGVAPEGARWAAPVLGVLAVAAILAGSLICLRQTELKRLIAYSSVGHMGFVLLGIATGTATGVQAALVGNVAHGVITGLLFFLAGAIKDRGHTGDLADLGGLRETAPRLAGLLGFAAIASLGLPGLAGFWGEAFAVVASIERGGGLWTTLAVLAAAGGALTAVYFLRLLRRVTHGPATPAVTGIPRIAGPEWLAWSPLVLLTLAVGLVPALVLAASADPVAALTGALR